One genomic region from Pseudobacteriovorax antillogorgiicola encodes:
- a CDS encoding NADPH-dependent FMN reductase, which translates to MKITIVSGSHRTPSQSSRIGGYIEQQLKDMDPSLKTFHFNLGGNPLPLWDESVWSGGETWKKSWSPIALELQESDAFVFVVPEWGGMVPPGFKNFMLLCSNKELGHKPALLVSVSGSRNGAYPIAELRMTASKNNRVVFIPDHVIVRSAEHVLTDKVAESEEDQYLRSRLQYSLKILNQYGLSLRAVRESGVVDFESFPNGM; encoded by the coding sequence TTGAAAATAACGATCGTTAGTGGTAGCCACCGAACCCCATCGCAAAGCTCTCGTATCGGAGGCTATATCGAACAGCAGCTAAAAGATATGGACCCATCACTCAAAACCTTCCATTTTAACTTAGGCGGCAACCCTCTTCCTCTTTGGGACGAAAGCGTCTGGAGCGGTGGTGAAACTTGGAAAAAGTCATGGAGCCCCATTGCCCTGGAGTTGCAAGAATCGGACGCATTTGTCTTCGTCGTACCAGAATGGGGTGGAATGGTGCCTCCTGGATTCAAAAACTTCATGCTTCTCTGCAGCAATAAGGAGCTAGGGCACAAACCAGCTTTGCTCGTAAGCGTATCTGGGTCTCGAAACGGCGCTTACCCCATCGCCGAACTAAGAATGACAGCGAGCAAAAACAACAGGGTGGTTTTCATCCCTGACCACGTTATCGTCCGATCAGCGGAGCACGTTCTTACGGACAAGGTCGCAGAATCGGAGGAGGATCAGTATCTCCGATCCCGCCTTCAGTACTCTCTCAAGATACTAAATCAATATGGCCTATCTCTAAGAGCGGTAAGAGAGAGTGGGGTTGTGGACTTCGAATCCTTCCCCAATGGGATGTAA
- the ffh gene encoding signal recognition particle protein, with translation MLDVISSGFKEAKLKFKGKATLTEENIKEATSAIRKSLLEADVEYGVTKTFIKRVQEKALGQEVTLKAGKAQSKMKVSPADHFINICQEELEGLMGPVDSELKYAVNRPTSIMMVGLQGTGKTTTTGKIASFLKNQKKRKPMLVAADIYRPAAAQQLKVLGERIGVPVFHIEGENPVVICEEAKKKAFEWECDTILYDTAGRLTIDETLMTELADIKSSTSPDNILLVCDAMMGQDAVTTAKSFDELLEISGVVMTKLDGDARGGAALSIKEVTGKPIKFLGMGEELDRLEEFRPEGLASRILGMGDVVGLMQDFERVVEDDQEDQAMRMLQGQFSYTDFYKQIEMIQKMGSLKDLVAKLPMQDMFPQGAEVDDRELLKIKAMISSMTKKERLGADNLDQSRMQRIAKGSGRAVKEVQELHQKFTGMKKMMSMMGKNMGGMMGKIPGMGALNQMNNMRKMAKGGMPGMGGMPGMGDLSSMLGGGAAGGGLAKRPVDRDKQKKMRKAAKKARKKNRKK, from the coding sequence ATGCTCGACGTAATCAGCAGTGGTTTTAAGGAAGCAAAGCTCAAGTTCAAAGGCAAGGCAACCCTTACTGAAGAAAATATCAAAGAAGCTACCTCAGCCATACGGAAAAGCCTTTTAGAAGCCGACGTCGAGTACGGGGTCACAAAGACCTTTATCAAAAGGGTTCAAGAAAAGGCCCTGGGCCAAGAAGTAACCCTTAAAGCTGGTAAGGCCCAGAGCAAGATGAAAGTCTCTCCTGCGGACCACTTCATCAACATCTGCCAAGAAGAGCTTGAGGGCCTCATGGGTCCTGTGGACTCGGAGCTTAAGTACGCTGTCAACCGCCCCACATCGATCATGATGGTTGGCCTGCAAGGTACGGGTAAAACGACCACCACAGGCAAAATCGCAAGCTTTCTAAAGAACCAAAAGAAACGCAAGCCGATGCTAGTCGCTGCTGATATCTACCGTCCCGCAGCGGCTCAACAGCTCAAAGTCCTGGGCGAACGCATTGGGGTTCCAGTCTTTCATATTGAAGGTGAAAACCCCGTTGTTATCTGTGAAGAAGCAAAAAAGAAGGCTTTCGAGTGGGAATGTGACACCATTCTTTATGATACTGCCGGCCGCTTAACCATCGATGAAACCTTGATGACTGAGCTAGCCGATATCAAATCATCCACCAGCCCAGATAACATCTTGCTTGTCTGCGACGCTATGATGGGTCAGGACGCTGTAACCACTGCTAAGTCATTCGATGAGCTGCTAGAGATCTCTGGCGTCGTCATGACAAAGCTTGATGGTGATGCTCGCGGCGGTGCCGCTCTCAGTATCAAAGAAGTCACCGGCAAACCGATTAAATTCTTGGGTATGGGCGAGGAATTGGATCGCCTCGAAGAATTTCGCCCGGAAGGGCTTGCGAGCCGCATCCTAGGCATGGGTGATGTGGTCGGCTTGATGCAAGACTTCGAACGGGTGGTGGAAGACGATCAAGAAGATCAAGCCATGCGCATGCTCCAGGGGCAGTTTAGCTACACCGATTTCTATAAGCAGATCGAGATGATTCAAAAGATGGGATCACTCAAAGACTTGGTTGCCAAGCTACCCATGCAAGACATGTTCCCCCAGGGAGCTGAGGTCGATGATCGCGAGCTACTCAAAATCAAAGCTATGATTAGCTCTATGACTAAAAAAGAACGCCTGGGTGCAGACAACCTTGACCAGAGTCGGATGCAGCGCATTGCCAAGGGTTCTGGTCGTGCCGTAAAAGAGGTGCAGGAGCTTCACCAAAAGTTCACTGGCATGAAAAAAATGATGAGCATGATGGGCAAAAACATGGGTGGCATGATGGGCAAGATTCCAGGCATGGGAGCACTCAACCAGATGAACAACATGCGCAAGATGGCCAAGGGCGGAATGCCAGGCATGGGTGGAATGCCGGGAATGGGAGATTTATCCAGCATGCTCGGCGGCGGTGCTGCAGGAGGTGGCTTAGCGAAGCGACCAGTCGACCGCGATAAACAAAAGAAGATGCGAAAAGCGGCTAAAAAAGCTCGAAAAAAGAATCGCAAGAAATAG
- the miaB gene encoding tRNA (N6-isopentenyl adenosine(37)-C2)-methylthiotransferase MiaB produces MTINQPAESSVPKKKVLIETWGCQMNVADSENMLNMLQKENYEVTDKAEDADLVLLNTCHIREKATHKVLSRLGRLREISKDNNPNMKIAVAGCVAQAEGKKLMAKADNIDILLGPGKIDDLPELLGQQEQSGKKVMSVGFRPKAQGTAKSELKYSQTTEAKPTISGKSDISRYINIAQGCNNFCTFCVVPFTRGREISRHIDEIVTETKNLVQEGAKEVTLLGQNVNSYGLDLVEQSKLEPSAAGPFVDLLAAVAEVPGLERLRFTTSNPHDFSKPIADLFGAQPKLGRYIHLPVQSGNDEVLERMKRKVTVAEYWERVHWLRSIDPEMAISTDLIVGFPGETDEQFEDTLKLVEELRYSFIFAFKYSPRKGTAAARFLDQVPEEVKSERLARLNDLQNRITIELNEQEIGRKRKVLCHYESKKEPGIFYGRTEQFRLVRIPSGRNLVGQMVHVEIIGANKTALVGKLV; encoded by the coding sequence ATGACAATCAATCAACCAGCCGAATCCTCCGTGCCCAAGAAGAAGGTCCTTATCGAGACCTGGGGCTGCCAGATGAATGTCGCTGACAGCGAAAACATGCTGAACATGCTTCAGAAAGAGAACTACGAGGTGACTGATAAGGCCGAAGATGCTGATCTGGTTCTTCTCAACACCTGCCATATTCGAGAAAAAGCGACTCATAAGGTTCTCAGCCGCCTCGGACGCCTAAGGGAAATCTCTAAGGACAATAACCCAAATATGAAGATCGCTGTCGCAGGATGCGTGGCTCAAGCTGAGGGTAAGAAGCTCATGGCTAAAGCCGACAACATCGACATCCTTCTCGGCCCAGGTAAAATAGATGACCTACCTGAACTGTTGGGGCAACAGGAGCAAAGCGGCAAAAAGGTGATGTCAGTCGGCTTTCGACCAAAAGCGCAGGGTACGGCGAAATCAGAGCTAAAGTACTCCCAAACCACGGAAGCCAAGCCGACTATTTCTGGCAAGAGCGACATCAGCCGCTACATCAACATTGCTCAGGGTTGCAACAACTTCTGTACCTTCTGTGTGGTTCCCTTCACCCGTGGCCGCGAAATCTCGCGACATATCGACGAAATAGTCACAGAAACGAAAAACCTTGTCCAGGAAGGGGCAAAGGAAGTCACCCTGCTAGGACAAAACGTCAACAGTTACGGTTTGGATCTAGTCGAACAATCTAAGTTAGAGCCGTCAGCAGCAGGGCCATTTGTCGATTTGCTAGCTGCCGTTGCTGAAGTGCCAGGACTTGAACGCCTCCGTTTTACCACATCCAACCCTCATGACTTTTCGAAGCCTATCGCAGACCTTTTCGGGGCCCAGCCTAAGTTGGGGCGGTATATCCACCTTCCCGTTCAAAGCGGCAATGATGAAGTCTTAGAACGGATGAAGCGCAAAGTTACCGTCGCAGAGTACTGGGAGCGGGTTCATTGGCTACGTTCTATCGATCCAGAAATGGCTATTTCCACAGACTTAATCGTTGGCTTCCCTGGAGAGACGGACGAGCAATTCGAAGACACACTAAAGCTTGTAGAAGAGCTACGCTATTCGTTCATCTTTGCTTTCAAGTACTCACCTCGCAAGGGAACTGCAGCAGCTCGTTTCCTTGATCAAGTTCCCGAAGAGGTCAAATCTGAGCGGCTCGCACGCTTGAACGACCTACAAAACAGAATCACAATTGAATTAAATGAGCAGGAAATAGGTCGTAAGCGAAAGGTTCTGTGCCACTACGAAAGCAAAAAAGAGCCCGGGATATTCTATGGTCGTACAGAGCAGTTTCGTCTCGTTCGAATTCCATCTGGTCGCAACCTAGTGGGACAGATGGTTCATGTGGAGATCATTGGCGCTAATAAGACTGCATTGGTGGGAAAGCTGGTTTAG